In a genomic window of uncultured Sphaerochaeta sp.:
- a CDS encoding NYN domain-containing protein: MRRKNNAIYIDLENIPSGLDLKMLFEELTLKHNDSPEEENIFVIKMACGNSKSIKKLEKQLAEYNFTIRDTPSITTNYKNRADLIISLEALETIIINTPVIDRYVFITSDSDFTVIMEALRKYGKEVYLVTKEMVSDKPIFNNCCDEILIIESFMTKPKVEEVKETAGPKAKREEKPDPSHTRKMDRMVEDLMKKVVESFDPDTWQLVSYVGVKFHQMDKSRMIERSSYRSLGNLLSKLETEKFIERKLNDKGHPEIRKIQ; the protein is encoded by the coding sequence ATGAGAAGAAAAAACAACGCCATATACATCGATCTGGAGAACATTCCTTCAGGACTGGACCTGAAGATGCTCTTTGAGGAACTCACACTCAAGCACAACGACAGTCCCGAAGAAGAGAACATCTTTGTTATCAAGATGGCTTGTGGGAATTCGAAGTCGATCAAGAAACTTGAGAAGCAGCTTGCCGAGTACAACTTCACCATTCGCGATACTCCTTCGATCACCACCAACTACAAGAATCGGGCTGACCTGATCATCAGCCTTGAAGCGCTTGAGACCATCATCATCAATACCCCGGTCATCGACCGCTATGTCTTCATCACCAGCGACAGTGACTTCACCGTCATCATGGAAGCACTGCGCAAGTATGGGAAGGAAGTCTATCTGGTGACCAAGGAGATGGTCAGTGACAAGCCCATCTTCAACAACTGCTGTGATGAGATCCTCATCATTGAGTCCTTCATGACCAAGCCAAAGGTTGAGGAAGTGAAGGAAACTGCAGGCCCCAAAGCCAAACGTGAGGAAAAACCTGACCCCTCCCATACCCGAAAAATGGATAGGATGGTAGAAGATCTCATGAAAAAGGTGGTTGAGTCGTTCGATCCCGATACATGGCAGCTTGTCAGTTATGTCGGGGTGAAGTTCCACCAGATGGACAAGAGCCGCATGATCGAGCGCAGCAGTTACCGAAGCCTGGGGAATCTCCTTTCGAAGTTGGAAACAGAGAAGTTCATCGAACGCAAACTCAATGACAAGGGACACCCGGAAATCCGGAAAATCCAATAG
- a CDS encoding diguanylate cyclase — MSATSAEHQIQRILVVLALIALAFAFHFDSFLQMDELLNEPVTEWEGPWTIAEDGKIITKEAKLPYTIDGPYLGKTFTVSMRLPKAFPNHHTAIAVDTSMCSLLAKVDDELIYSFTGPQNGWKRPVYGGATTHFIRLDDRYEGKELSLIFSYSSNNAFAGHIRPVLAGSKASLLLTKFHEWPSFFFGFSLLLLGTLVFVFSFAIQTQEERKSFYYFGLVLLLLGCWVFSQTPSKFLFFRNPAQLINLSFIALYLLPNFLVNYVVHSYPVHRRLRHFRRASLLFMLAYIAGTILQALGIAQYTDYLLGSGLALALFLISLFGCLLYEYIKGNSRLSSFLLAMGFLLFSILAEVVLLAMNISLESAVILHSGMALAAVVLFWHSVTLVRQKTEGLLKEQMLLEMAYTDALTAVGNRASYERELERIAQTSHLEPLGVLMMDINDLKLINDREGHKAGDLILKDFSERLVRLLPHQAKTFRYGGDEFLSIIPSVTETGIQNLADTVLTYFSTSSKVTYQVAVGSAIYIPKKKEKFASIVSRADDAMYRCKAEMKCKKA, encoded by the coding sequence ATGTCCGCAACATCAGCTGAGCACCAGATTCAGAGAATACTTGTGGTTCTGGCCTTGATCGCTTTGGCCTTTGCGTTTCACTTTGACTCGTTCCTCCAGATGGATGAGCTGCTCAATGAGCCGGTGACAGAGTGGGAAGGCCCGTGGACCATCGCCGAGGATGGGAAGATCATTACCAAGGAAGCAAAGCTTCCCTATACCATCGACGGCCCCTACCTAGGCAAGACGTTCACCGTCTCCATGCGCCTGCCAAAGGCTTTTCCGAACCATCACACGGCAATTGCCGTGGATACAAGCATGTGCAGCCTGCTTGCCAAAGTGGATGATGAGCTCATCTACTCCTTCACCGGACCACAAAATGGTTGGAAGCGTCCTGTATATGGAGGTGCAACCACCCACTTCATCCGTCTCGATGACCGCTATGAGGGAAAGGAGCTATCCCTCATCTTCTCCTACAGCTCAAACAATGCGTTCGCCGGTCATATCAGGCCAGTGCTTGCAGGAAGCAAAGCATCCTTGCTGCTTACCAAATTCCATGAATGGCCCTCCTTCTTCTTCGGCTTCTCATTGCTGCTTCTGGGAACCTTGGTCTTTGTGTTCTCCTTCGCCATACAAACCCAGGAGGAACGCAAGAGCTTTTACTATTTCGGGTTGGTGTTGCTCCTGCTCGGCTGCTGGGTCTTCAGCCAGACCCCGAGCAAATTCCTCTTTTTCCGCAATCCCGCCCAGTTGATCAATCTCAGCTTTATTGCCCTGTACCTGCTTCCCAACTTTCTGGTCAATTACGTTGTCCACTCCTATCCTGTCCATCGGAGGCTTCGCCACTTCCGTAGGGCCAGTCTGCTGTTTATGCTTGCCTACATTGCAGGTACCATATTGCAGGCATTGGGCATCGCCCAATACACGGACTATTTGTTGGGCAGCGGTCTGGCACTGGCCTTGTTCCTGATCAGTCTCTTCGGCTGCCTCCTGTATGAGTACATCAAGGGAAATTCCAGACTCAGCTCTTTCCTGCTGGCCATGGGCTTCCTGCTCTTCTCCATCCTTGCCGAAGTGGTTCTGCTTGCCATGAATATCAGTCTCGAGAGCGCAGTCATCCTCCACTCCGGCATGGCCTTGGCAGCTGTGGTACTCTTTTGGCACAGCGTGACCTTGGTGCGCCAGAAAACCGAGGGGCTGCTCAAGGAACAGATGCTGCTGGAGATGGCCTACACCGATGCACTGACCGCCGTCGGCAACCGGGCATCGTATGAACGGGAATTGGAGCGCATTGCCCAGACCTCCCATCTGGAACCGTTGGGGGTGCTGATGATGGACATCAACGATCTGAAACTCATCAACGACCGGGAAGGACATAAAGCAGGAGACCTGATCCTCAAGGACTTCTCCGAACGGCTTGTCCGCCTGTTGCCGCATCAGGCAAAGACCTTTCGCTACGGAGGCGATGAATTCCTTTCCATCATCCCTTCTGTTACGGAAACAGGGATCCAGAATCTTGCAGATACCGTGCTGACCTACTTCTCCACCTCATCAAAAGTCACCTATCAGGTGGCGGTGGGATCTGCCATCTACATCCCAAAGAAAAAGGAGAAGTTTGCCAGCATCGTCAGTAGGGCTGATGATGCCATGTATCGATGCAAAGCTGAGATGAAGTGCAAGAAAGCCTGA